The Electrophorus electricus isolate fEleEle1 chromosome 24, fEleEle1.pri, whole genome shotgun sequence DNA window GTGCCATGCAGATTAATTGTACAGTTACATATTTGCCTATTGATTCAGTGCAAAAATGCTTGTATACTGCTTGCACAAGCCCATTAAATAGGCCTGAAGCATAAAATCAGCCATAACATTCAAACCCTTCTGCCATAAAACACTGACAGATTAAATGAATAACATGAATGATCTAATTTCAGTGGCACTTCTCATGTAGTGGGATGCATTAGCAAtaaacagtcagttcttgaagtcaatgtgttggaagcaggaaaaatgggcaagtATAAGGTTTCGCATGGGGAGCAAAGGCTAGCCCATCTTGTCTGATCCCACAGAAGAACTGCTATAGTGCAAATTGCTGAAAAAGTTCATCTGCGTATGATAGAAAGGTATAAGGACACAGTGCATTGTAGCTTGGTGTGTATGAGGCTGCAAAGCTGCAGACTGGACATTGTACACAAGCTGACCCCCATCTAACCCCACAAGTGCTTGCACTGGACGCATGAGCATCAGTACCTCACCATGgaaggtggcctggtctgatAAATCACGGTTTCTTTTCCGCACACTATGTGGATGGCCAGACGTGTGTGCAACAATTAGCTGGGGAAGAGATGGCACCAGGATGCACTGTGGGAGTGTGAAACCTCGGGTCCTGGCATCCATGTGGATATCACTTTGACATGTACCACCTATCACCTAATGTACCACCTACTGTTGCAGAGAAGTACACCGCTTCCTGGCTACGGTTTTCTGTAACGGTGGTGGCCTCTTTCGGCAAGATGCCACCCTGccaaaattgttcaggaatggtttgaggaacatgacaatgacttcaaggtgttgacttggcATCCAAATTTCCCAGATCTCAGTCTGATCGAGCATCTGGAAGACTTGCAGGAAAACAAGTCTGATTCATGGAGGCCCCACCTCGCAAATTACAGGACTTACAGGACCTGCTGCTAACATTTACCACAGACACCAAAGGACACCTTtagaggtcttgtggagtccatGCCTCAGTAGGTCACAGCTTTGTGGTGGCAAGCTCTGACCCATAGGGAGAACTACACAATATTATGCAGATGGTTTTAGAGTTATGAGATTGAAAACACTTCAGCAGGTTTGAAGGTATGAAGGAGGTATAAAAGTATGTTTTGTAATGCCAACATTTCAGCCAATATACATCCTAGCAGTTTAATACTCATGTTAGTATGTTTCTGCATTAAAATGAGTATATACAGTCCCATAGACAAACTGACTTGACAGAAAGCACCGTTCATTTGGGCTCACCTTCATGGCTTCAGTCTCTTTTTTGCTATATTCATTGAGAAGTACTTCAAAAACCTTCCGCCAGCTCTCGGCGTAGTGACTGCCTCCTGTCAGTGCACACAGGAACTGGTAGGGCAACAAGACGAAGAACTCTGCAACTCCTCTGAGCCAGGGAAAGAACCAAAACATGTCCAGCAGTGCTGACATGCAGTCGGAAATGTAATACAAAGTGGCTGTGGTGTTGTGAAAAATACAGTATCCCAGAGGAGTGGAGAAAGCCAACAGAGCTAGACTCAGGCGATACAGGCGAAACCCtaggaaacaaagaaacaaaaaatgcatttggtGGTGACCACAAGACTGGCATACATTATACGAATCTTGGGTGTTGCTAAAGTGTAATAACATACCTACATTTTACACTATTGTATGAGCTATTATTCATATGTGTGTACAATATGAATTGAACAATgcaataaacacagaaaaaagtGATTGTTTTTAGTTGGGCGGTTTGAAACTGACCCAGTGGCTCTGGTGGGCTTCCTACCCGTCGGACAGGTTTGAACCTTCTGTGCTGTGCCGCTGTGACACTAGCCGCTATGCTGATGGGCAGAGGAGAGACTCTACTCCCATAAAATATGGATGAGGTGACAATGCAGGCGGTAAGTGTCTTCTGCAAGTCCGAAGTCTGCTGGCCAACACACGACACCAGGTGGACCCCCGCACCCACGCTCAGGGGGAGCACAATCAGGTAGAAGTAGTTCAGAAAGCTGAGGCTGATTAATGCAACAGAGCCAAAGTAGATCCCCACGCAGACTTGGCCAGCGAACCGAGCCAAGCCCATCCGCGGGCAAGCGGCACGGGAGTGTCTAACGCCTTCTGCTTCCCTCTTGGCTTCTCTTACATAATCTGGGATGCGATAGAACTCTCGCAGCCATCCTACCCCAAAGCCTCCCAGCGTAAGCATCCACAGGAGCGCGTGGCTGTCCCTCCGTAGGTACAGATGATGTAAACCCAGAGGGCCTCCCATCGCCCACAGGGCATAGGTTACTATTAGTTGTTTAGCCATAGGAACATCCTTTGTCTGGCCTCTCAGATAGCTGGGCAAAATAATCCTATTTTGAGGTTATCTGGCAAAAGAAaatctacacacaaacaaata harbors:
- the dnajc22 gene encoding dnaJ homolog subfamily C member 22, with protein sequence MAKQLIVTYALWAMGGPLGLHHLYLRRDSHALLWMLTLGGFGVGWLREFYRIPDYVREAKREAEGVRHSRAACPRMGLARFAGQVCVGIYFGSVALISLSFLNYFYLIVLPLSVGAGVHLVSCVGQQTSDLQKTLTACIVTSSIFYGSRVSPLPISIAASVTAAQHRRFKPVRRVGSPPEPLGFRLYRLSLALLAFSTPLGYCIFHNTTATLYYISDCMSALLDMFWFFPWLRGVAEFFVLLPYQFLCALTGGSHYAESWRKVFEVLLNEYSKKETEAMKVLSVSEGATMEEISRSYRNLVKLWHPDHNPKQQQEAQQMFIKIQEAYEILLHRQTLQKRK